A segment of the Lycium ferocissimum isolate CSIRO_LF1 chromosome 5, AGI_CSIRO_Lferr_CH_V1, whole genome shotgun sequence genome:
ATTAATGACAAGGAATAATCCCCCTTGAGCTACCAAACTAATCCATCATTTAGCTGGGGCTCCCCTGGAATCAAACACAAAATGGTGTAATGTAAAGCATAATAGGCAACATTGGTGATTCTATAGTTTGAGTAGCCAACCCATTGCTCTTGTACGAGCAGATTTTGTGTTCatgattatttttcaaattgacTTGTCTTCGTTTGTATCAAATGACAATTACACCTGAACATGCGATGATAACATTAAGATTTATAGTAATACGAATAAAGAAAACAGAGAATTCAAGTAGAAGAGACAGAGCTGTTGTGGTAAATAATTGGTTTCTACCTCAATTCTTGCTGCAAAAGTAAGGAGAAATTAAAACCAATGTAGACGTTTAAAACAATCTGTATAACAATACTTTCTGCATCAGTACAGTATTTAGAGCGGATGTTCGTATTAGGATTAAGCAGAGACAGTAACAGGGCAACTCTCCTTTGGCGTGTCGGTTAAAATATATAACTGCATGCCAATAGAGAGTAGCCCTATCACTGTTTTCCTTATTATCATTCACcaactcttctttctcttttttctgcTTCTGCTTCATGCTACTACAAAGTCTTTCCACGCTTTTATAGAGCATTCCCTCTCAATTTTTGGGACGGTATAAACCCCTGGAGAATCAGCATATCCTATGATTTTTGTGTTATGGCCTGTTTTGCTTTATCTTGGGGGTCAGAAATGGGGGTAAATTTCTTATCCCTTCACAATTACATATCGTGAAAGATccttcaaaaaaataagttcatcAGATTCCCCAGTTGCCTTGTCCATGAATTCTTAGGTGATGGAGAAAAAGGTTGCTTAAAGCTGGATATGCTGCATGACTTTGCCTATGAAGTGTGTGTGCCACTTGACAATTGAGAGTTGTGACTAAAGGAGGCAAAAGACCTTCAAACAGCATATCCTTTGTCATATTCCTTATTTTTCCCTTCTCCTTTTTTCCATCTACATTTTATTTCTACTAGTTTCTcgacacgtgcgttgcacgtgtataCTGAATTATACAATAcactattttataaaataatattaataatttattaaaacaacatttggttaaacaacttatacatgaAAAATTGAAGTACAAGTTTGTAGGAATGATCGATGTGGATCGTCGTATAATGTGTTGTTTGTTCCGGTCAAGATGATCGGGTCTGAACCTACGAAGATGAACAGGGGAGAatgacctatatatacataagaatagtgtatatttacaaaatataatgataattttcagtttacaaaacataccaataGATTTCTCACAAAACATATACCAaaattttcgctcaaaattttgtgtatggaatgtgtatatctcgctcaaagaTTTAAATTTTCACTCagaattttatgtatgaaaactGCATGAAATATGTATTTCTCGCTCAACGTTTAAAAttttcgctcaaatttttgtgtatgaaaattatatatctagctcaaggcttagaattctcacatttttcttgtatgaaaactgtataaaaatggtatgaaatatatatataactgtataaaatttgtataaagtttatgttaggtttttggaaattaatacaactacaaccaCATTGTagacaactttcatacaatattcatacaAAGTTGAATCTCGCTTCAAAATTCGATTGAATTAATACCACTACAATAACActgtatacaactttcatacaatattggTTGAAAACGTGCAATTGATTGTTGTAAATCCGCTACAAATGACGATATTGATTTGGTTAATGGTGGCTGGAATTGCAATCGAAAGGCCAATATTGGGGCTTATGGTTTCAGCTTTTTGAGTTTTATTCATATTCTGGTGAAAGAAAGATCAAAATGAATAACTTTGAATAAAAAATCCTATATCTATTCAACTGAAAATGTAGATCGAATCTAGAATGATAGTAAAAATGGAGAAAGCAACAAATTTGCTTTCGTCACTGCAATCATCGTTGTCACTCATCTCTGATGAATTCAATAGATCTATTGGAGAATCTCAGTGGTTCTGAATTCTCGCTGCTAATCTCCACCGTCGGTTCTTCTCTCGGCCGCACGCCTCTTCTGGCCATCGCACTTCCGTCGTCAATCTCCTCCGCTTAGGAAAAAGGGGAAGATTGAGAGAGATGTTTCAGCctctatattttcttttctagttCTGTTGCGTGAACAGAAGGGGAGGGAAGGGTGGGCTTTTAATTGTTTCAGATTCGTTATGTTTattaattttgttggtatgttttgtaaataagagaaagtatttttatattttgtaatatagagtcttaattagtattattaggtcattttcccgATGAACAATCACAGTTGTGTGCTTTTTACTTACATTTACTTTATGTGGTACAAACATATAGTGAAGTATACATCACCTAATACTCCGTATAGACAATATTTCGGCTAGTGTATGTTTCTTTCATTTGCTTCGATTGATCCATCATGACTAAGACTCTTGTTGTCAACATTGATATCCCtcttaaaagtgtaaaataaaataagcaaTATGAAAAAACATGTTGTGGTAGTATAACCCAACATTGTGATTAATATTCATGTACTTCATTTATCGTCATCGACTCATcccaaaacaaaaatataaaaacaaaatcggaagaattTGAAAGGATATCCTTCATTTTAAGGGGGAGAAAGTCAATTCTTGTGATTAACTTTTTAGCAGATTGACTCGTTATAATTTCTGCATGTATAATATTATTGTCAAATTATGTTGTTGCAAAATCATTTGAAAGgttgaaatttttaaatagCGTGTTAAGtgcattttcttttaaaaagtaacATGATTCCCAAAGTTCACTTGACTTGTAATTTTCGATTCACTCTTATTTTTAatcaattcttgttttattgtACTTTTCTTCAAGTTGGTTCGAACTCACTTCAGAGACTCCAATTCGTTCAAAAATATTCTAAATTAaacttaaagaaaaaataaattataatgaatatgtaaatcCAATCCTTTAGACAAGAAAAAAATCTGTATTAATTATTAAACCTAAAATATTGTAGTTATACaaaggccaaagtcatagatatACCCTCAAATTTGTCCATATTTTCCACTTGGACCCCTCAACCAAGCCGCGTCCCATATGAACCCTTCAAGACAGCCTTTATTGTGCCACTTTGACCCGTCAGTCCAGCTGGTCATTTAAAGAATTATGCGTGTTGGCACGCGCCGCCTACGTGTATAAGCCTCCCAATTAAATGTTGCCATGTCAATTAGAACGCCACATATGCACGGGCCAACCCAGTTAAAACCCATTGAACCCGTTAAATTTTTATACCCAACCATATCGGTACCTGATCATTTTCCCTCCGTCAAAGTCCATTTCTCTTCCAAATATTTTCACCTCCTAAATTCATCCTAATTCAAACCCTAAATTCATCTATTTCGACTGTAGAATTCGACACAGTGTTTAAACTTCCGCCCAATTCTAACGCATACGTTGTTCGTTACCCCCAAAATAAACCCTAAGTTCATCGTTTTCAGCTGGTTGATTTTGTGTGTTGGAGTCATAGTTTTTCTGTGGGTTTTGAAGGTTTTTCTGTGCATTCTGTTCATTCCATTTCTTTAAGAAGGTAACTTTTGCTTTAGCCTTTTAttattgtcaaaatatttagtggatggtattgttgttattccgTGCAAAATTACGGTTTTTTAAAACGATTGACAACATTAAATAGTAGATATGTTAGATATTATTGAGGTCCATTTTCACCATGGTGGTAACTTTACAATGGGCCCTAACCCCATACATGTTGATGAGAAGGATGTTGTAATTGCTGATATTGATAAAGACCATTTCTCTTTATTCGAGCTACTGTTTTATACCAAAAAATTTGGATATAATTTAGTGGGTGGTTTCCTTTACTTTGACTTGATAAGTAAAACTTTCATCCAAGTGATGACTGATGGAGGATTGTTAAATATTGTGAGTGGTTTGAAAGTTGGTGATGtgttacatttttatatttcacATGTGTGTGAAAACCCGAGGTGGTGGAAGATGTGGGCCTTCTTTGGACTTATTTGTGGGTTAGAGGTAAATGATGCATCTAGGGCAACAAATGTGGCTTTTGACAAGGATATAAATATCGGAAATGGAGAAAACATAGAAAACcctaaagaaagagaagaagtgCCGTAAATGCTCCTAGTGTTGAAGAGGTCAAGAGAGAGGGTCTGTAAATGTTCCTAATGTTGAAGAGAGAGGGTCAACtgttgaagttgaagagaaagtgaatGATGAACAAACTGATGATGGAGACTCATTTTTGGCTAGTAGTGAGTCAGATCTGGATAAAATACCAGATGAAGATGATAGTGAAGTCGATGAAGAGTTAATTTCTTCGAGGAATGAAAGGAGAAGTAAATCGAAGAAGAAAATACCAAGGAAAAAGGAACCCGTCATCGCCGAGGTACCCCTAGGTGAGGGAAAAATAGATAGAGGTTTTGAAGATATTGGAAAGAACAAGGCCTCCAAATACAATGGATGCTTAGCGGGGTGGGATGAGCAAGATATTGATAGTTCCGTCAAGAGTATAGTGAAGATTCGGATGATGAAATGGATGTGGATGTCGAACCGGTGTTGACTTGCCAACTAGAAGGAAGAGCAACAAATTAAGGTATGATCCGGATTGTGTGGTTAGTATTTTTGAGCTAGGCATGGTATTTGAGAATGTTGAAGTATTTAGAAAGGCAGTAGCTAATTATGCTGTTGAATACCATGTTCAGTTGAAACTTAAACCAAATGAGAGAAGAAGGTGAGGTGTAGGTGTAAGTCCAAGATTTGTAATTGGAGGTTGTATGCTAGTGTTGACAAAAAATCAggggattttatggtgaaaactTACCATCCAATTCACAAGTGCACTCCACTTAACAAGAATAAGATGTGCAATGCTAAGTTCATATCCAACAGATTTAGGGATAGGATCACTTCTCAACCTACTattagaatttgggaaattcAGGACTTGGTTAGAGACCAGTTAGGGTTGTATATTGGTAGAACTATATGTCATAGGGCAAAACAAATAGTGCTTAATAAGTTTATGGGGAATTGGAGGGAGGAGTTTGCAAGACTTTGTGACTATGCAGAGCAAATCATTTTGAGTAATCCTGGTAACACTTGCATAGTGAAAACAGACAGAGAAAGTCAGCCTGGAGTGAATTTATTTAAGTATTTTTATGTTTGTTTTGATGCAATGAAAAGGGGCTGGTTGGAGGGATGCAGGAAAATTATTGGGTTTGATGGTTGCTTCCTAAAAGGTGCATATGTAAGGGTGAACttgggttgttggaaaaatggaaTCAGAGATGTTTCCCATTGCTTGGGTTGTCATTGACAATGAGTCAAAAGAGTCATGGACATGATTTATTCAGAACTTAATCAATGATTTAGGGCTGGGAATTGGAGATGGAATTACAGTAATGTCAGACATGCAAAACGTAATTTTACTAACTTTTTGTGCATTGTTAACCTTGTTTTTTTTGCATATATACTAACTGTActtgttgtgttgtattgtagggATTGTTGAGCACACTTCTAAATCTTTTACCAAATGCTGAGCATAGGAAATGTGCTAGACACATATGGGCTAATTGGCAGAAAGATTGGAAAggtgaagaaagaagaaaacaattcTGGAGGGTCTCTAAAGCATCATTTGAGGTAAAGTTGAGAGAAGAACTTACAAAATTAGATAAACTTGGAAAAGACATCTGTGAAGATTTATTGCAATTTAACAAAGAGCACTTGGTAAGAGCCTATTTTAGGGAACACTCTAACCGTGATGTAGTTGAAAACAATATGTGTGAGACCTTTAATTCCTGGATATTAGCAGCTAGGCATAAGTCTATCATTACCATGCTAGAAGAGATTAGGCATAAAGTAATGAATAGGCATGTTGAAATGAGAAGATTTGCTGAGACATGGATTACTGATATTTCACCTATGGCAAGGGTGATGttggaagaaaacaagaagttgTCTAACAAATGTGAAGTGTTGTGGAATGGGCTAGAAGGGCTTGAGATCAAGGAATATGAATATAGGTTTATTGTACACTTGTGGAACAAAACATGCACTTGTAGGCTGTGGCAGTTAAGAGGAATCCCCTGCCAACATGCAATATGTGCATTCTACCATCTAGGGGATGAACCATATAATCATATGGAACATTGGTATATAAATGAGACATTTATGAAGGTATATTCATACTTTCTTGACCCACTGCCCAACATGAAGATGTGGCCTAAGACTAATAACATGAAGATTGAACCTCCAGCACTAAAAGTAATGCCTGGCagaccaaagaaaaaaagaagaaaggataaagATGAATCAAGAAAGAAGTATGGCAAGCTGTCCAAGAAAGGTGTGCAGATGACATGTTCAACATGTCACCAACTAGGCCATAACAAAAAGTCTTGTCCAGTAACAAAGGTATGCGTTTGTTTGTtgatttattttagttttaataCCTTATTATTGAGAACTGCTCCTAACATTTAATTTTACTTCTAGGGTGGAAGTGGTAGAGGAAGTGGTCAATCAAGCTCTGCACAAAAAATGCCTAGAGGAAGTGGTGAATCAAGCTCTACCCAGAAAAGGCCTACAGGAAGTGGTGAATCAGTTGGGTTGAAAAGGGGTAGAGGAAGTGGTAAATTAAGTTCTGCACAGAAAAGGCCTAAAAATGCAGGCCTTGGATGCTACATAAACCCAACAACTGGAAGAACTGTCATTAATGTAAGGATTCAATGTTTACAATCTAGCATTTACCACTTTGTTAAGTTAatctaatttatttttgtgtcaatTGCAGCCTGGTAGTTCAAGTGAGAGAGTTGTGAGGCATGGGACTATGAGGGACAGCAGTGCAGTCAACATTGATCTTGGATTTAAACCTCCTGGTCTGAAGTTCAAAGGTAAAAGTGCTGTCACAACCACACAGCTACAGCAGCAGTCTAGAAACAGGAGAAATATAACCACCAACAAGCCTTCTACCCAACCAGAAGCAAGGAAGAAGCCAATTTGGCAATTGTCCGTTCAAACAATCGAATGTCCGTTCAAACAATTTACGAATGTATTGTGAAACAATTTGGCAGTTTTAGCCaagtatttttatgtgttttatgtcCTTTGCATGAAACTGTTATTTTGCATGTAACTGTTATTTTGATGGCTAGCCGATTTTGATTAGTAACAATTTGGCAGTTGTAGCCAAGTACTTCTATTAAATGTAACTATTttttttgattagttaaatGGTAGTTGGATGGGGGTTGAATGAATTAATTGAATGGTTGAATGAAGAGTAATTGAATGGTTGAATGAATTAGTTGGAGTAATTGAATGGTTGAATGGTGGAATGAAGAGTAATTGAATGGTTGAATTTATTAAATAGATAAGTTGAATGAAGGCCTTgaatgaattaaatatagtggTTGGTTGGTTGTATTATCCCCATATAAATTACCTCCATAGTCTTCCATTTTACTATCCAACAAGCTCACAAACGAATTCACTCATAGTCTCTCAAATAAAATGCCACCTATCCAACATTACACTATTGCTTGGTTTGAGAAAACATTGACCAAATCCTATATACAAAACGATGATTTCGTAAGTccttattttttagtttttgtttacCATTGTTTTGTTATTGCTTTTAATACTACTTGTTTGTGTAGATTCTTCCAACTATGGATGTTCTTCCACAAGTTGACAAAGAAGCCGTTGTTTTATACGACAAAGGCGCTTTCAAAATGAAATACAAGATCGGTCGAAAGGCGCGCCTCAACAATGGATGGaaagagtttgttgatgcaaaAGGCCTAAGGGAAGGGGATGAGTTGCGTTTTCAAGTTTGTGATCTAGAGGATCGCCTCTACTTCATTGTTACTAAAGTGGAGGAGCCGGAGATCATACATGTTGATTAGGTCGTCTCtttctatttatgaaaaatcaagtttggtttggtttggtttgttttgttttgtttttgtttactTAATGACGTATGGTTTTGATTTATGTTAGTATCcaaatatatattcattcgATTCATAAAAGTGTGGCCATATACAATTAcacaaaatcacaaaatttgGCCAACTTTGTGAGATTAAcctatatcataatatactcccTAAAACAGTCCCTAAAACTGTCCCTTAAACTGTCCCTTAAACTGTCCATAAAACTGTCCCTAACACATCAAAATGCAGTGCAATTTAACCTACTATAATTACTAAAACTAAACATCATCGAGTACAATTCCAAAACTGAAACCAAATTGCAAACAACAACACTACACCAAACACCAACTTCTTCCTAGTTCGTCTTGCACGAGCCTTTTCTTCCTCAAAAGCTTTAACCCTCTTCAACAACCCATAAATGACTTTATTTGCTTGCTCGGGATGCCTTGGTTCGTACCAATTGAAGTAATTACATCCACCTCTAGCCttcaaagaataaaaagaaaaagctttTTGAATCAATTACGAGGAAGAATTAAGTAATGAAATAACCCATAACAAGTATACGCTTACCTCATCAATTGGGCACGAAAAAAATCTCCTTCCGGGATTATTTGGACTCCATGAAATTTTCAATTCGCAAATACGCCCACATCGGCAAAACTCGATTCTTGAAGTGTTAGccattgttgaagcaagaaaaaaaagcaAACAAGAGAGATAGAttagaaaaaattaatgaaacaGCAATTAGTTTgactgaaaattaaaaaaatttggagcaGCAATGGTGTTGGAGTATTTAGGGTTTAATATTATGAATTGGGGAAGAAGAGGATATATTTAAAAGTGGGTGGGGAAAATATTACCGTTGCTGGGTCCATTTGGCCGTTACTTTTTGTCCAGCTCGGCGTGTTTAAGAGCTTCACGCGTGAAAAATTCGTCAACTGCACGCGTTGTGACCAGCTGGACCGACGGGTCAAAGTGGCACAATAAAAGCTGTCTTGAAGGGTTCATATGGTACGCGGCTCGGTTGAGGGGTCCAAGTGGAAAATATGGACAAGTTTGAGGGtctatctatgactttggccttaTACAAATTTGAACAAATGAAAGTCATAAAAAGCTAACAATTCACGCATTTTACAATTCTAATCAACCAAACTAAACATCATCTTGTATGCTatcattctttcctttatttcttgCAAAAACAGTAGAAAACAAGCGGGGGAAATACAATACTCTTTAAGTTAACCAAAtagaaaaagattaaaaaattatGCTACCTTTCCTTATGCATGGACTCAAATTTTACCTTTCAAGAAGAAGGTGTCTAATATAACTTGTTTGGGAAGCAAATCACTAACTAAGAAACAATGTCTAATATAACTTGGTTTGTTCTTTCAGTACTCTAGGATAGAGATAATGTATGAATTTACATATGAAAAAATTGCACCAGAATGTCTTTATCCTAATTAATTGTATGATTTTAACCCAACCTTCacttttgatttcttttactttcctACTTTGCCTCattgatcaatttttttttgtttttttttttgacacaaATCCAAATTAGAGGTCTCGTGTTCGAGTTCTCGGTGTAGAAAAAATCCCATTAAACCCCTTAGATGGGCCTTACACAACGCAAATCTGAATTAGTCAGTACCTATTAATGCGGGTAGTGATAACCGAGCGGGAAACAAAAAGATAACGACAAGTAAATTCACATGCTTAAAATGTAATTGTTAAATAACTCATACCTAGCAATAGCATATAGGAAAAAGAAACTACCAGCATAAAATTTACAACAAATAATGTCACAAACTAAAAGGAAATATAAAGTGAGTGGGGAAAATTATGATAAATCATAACGAAAATTTTATAGATATGAATTCATCACCATCAATGTCTACATTACAGGGATCCCGACAATTAAAAGTCTTTGTCGATTCCATgcgtcaaccaagcattctaGTGTGAGGTCCATAGTTCAGATACAGTCTAGTGACTAAATGGCCAAACATAAAGCaaatagaaaaaatgaaaagtgagAAAAGATGCCATCGGAGGATTTGTTTTTGAAGAAAACCAAACTAAAGAGTCGCAACTCTTGTCGTAGGAAGTTTGGATATATGCGAAGGGCTGGCATCTCTTCGTAAGGTGTTTGTCGTTAAACTAAAAAATTTGGTAATTAATTAGAAGGGCATTTACGTAATTTAACTTTCAAGTTAggagttcatgcttttaaagtaatatagatatagatagatatatcTTTGCTTTTTATGCGGCTATTCGATTTCCCGAATGCCAATCTCGCATATGCTCCCAAATTTTTAAGATTCCAAATATTTTAGATGCCAGGAGATCGATACTGCTTAATTCCTTTCATAAGTATTAGTACTCCAGGTCTAGTTTGTCGACATTTATGCGCGTTTGCATATCTAATTCTTTCGACATttcagcattttttttttccttaagttcaagaaaattcgtCATGATTTCcattaatttttctttgagttACCAACAGTTTCCTTGAGTTACCAACAGTTTTTTCTTGAGTTCCAGAAAATTTTCCTTGCTCTCATATTCTAGACAAAGATACAAATAAAGTACAAAAGAATCTTGCTGTGAGCTCGCCCAGCGAGGGCCAATATCCCTAGATTCCGTCCTGGAATCAGTTTTCGCAACTCAGAACTCCAGgaaaatttttagaaattgaaattTCTAGGTAAGGCCATAGtataaatcaaaatatatatatatatatatatatatatatatatatcataa
Coding sequences within it:
- the LOC132057682 gene encoding uncharacterized protein LOC132057682, which gives rise to MVFENVEVFRKAVANYAVEYHVQLKLKPNERRSVDKKSGDFMVKTYHPIHKCTPLNKNKMCNAKFISNRFRDRITSQPTIRIWEIQDLVRDQLGLYIGRTICHRAKQIVLNKFMGNWREEFARLCDYAEQIILSNPGNTCIVKTDRESQPGVNLFKYFYVCFDAMKRGWLEGCRKIIGFDGCFLKGAYNLINDLGLGIGDGITVMSDMQNGLLSTLLNLLPNAEHRKCARHIWANWQKDWKGEERRKQFWRVSKASFEVKLREELTKLDKLGKDICEDLLQFNKEHLVRAYFREHSNRDVVENNMCETFNSWILAARHKSIITMLEEIRHKVMNRHVEMRRFAETWITDISPMARVMLEENKKLSNKCEVLWNGLEGLEIKEYEYRFIVHLWNKTCTCRLWQLRGIPCQHAICAFYHLGDEPYNHMEHWYINETFMKVYSYFLDPLPNMKMWPKTNNMKIEPPALKVMPGRPKKKRRKDKDESRKKYGKLSKKGVQMTCSTCHQLGHNKKSCPVTKGGSGRGSGQSSSAQKMPRGSGESSSTQKRPTGSGESVGLKRGRGSGKLSSAQKRPKNAGLGCYINPTTGRTVINPGSSSERVVRHGTMRDSSAVNIDLGFKPPGLKFKDSSNYGCSSTS